A genomic stretch from Dehalococcoidia bacterium includes:
- a CDS encoding transketolase, whose protein sequence is MAQLQSVARRVRQHIVRMTAAAGSGHPGGSLSCVEILVSLYFHVLRHDPKNPYWPQRDRFVLSKGHATPAYYAVLAEAGYFPTDELMTFRRLGSRLQGHTVMGCPPGVEMSAGALGMGLSFSVGLALAARLDGADWRVYCLLSDGDCNEGQTWEAAMAAAHHRLDNLTAIVDYNRIQNDGFSDYTHYRGGDSRGRPGGWVGPDGYTVNIMSLEPFADKWRAFGWQVLECDGHDLQQLVAALEEARGMRGRPTVVICHTVKGRGVSFMEHNPAFHGKAPTPEQAEQALQELGA, encoded by the coding sequence TTGGCCCAACTGCAGTCGGTGGCGCGGCGTGTGCGTCAGCATATCGTGCGCATGACCGCTGCCGCCGGCTCCGGGCATCCTGGCGGCTCTCTCTCCTGCGTCGAGATACTGGTGTCCCTGTATTTCCATGTGCTGCGCCACGACCCCAAGAACCCGTATTGGCCCCAGCGCGATCGTTTCGTCCTGAGCAAGGGGCATGCCACTCCTGCCTACTACGCCGTGCTGGCCGAGGCGGGGTACTTCCCCACAGACGAGCTGATGACCTTCCGTCGGCTGGGGAGCCGTCTGCAAGGGCACACGGTGATGGGATGCCCGCCGGGGGTGGAGATGTCGGCCGGAGCGCTCGGCATGGGCCTCTCCTTCAGCGTGGGTCTGGCCCTGGCAGCCCGTCTGGACGGTGCCGACTGGCGGGTCTACTGCCTGCTGTCCGATGGCGACTGCAATGAGGGGCAGACCTGGGAGGCGGCCATGGCCGCAGCGCACCACCGACTGGACAACCTCACGGCCATCGTCGATTACAACCGCATCCAGAACGACGGCTTCTCCGACTACACTCACTACCGCGGCGGGGACAGCCGCGGCCGCCCCGGCGGCTGGGTCGGCCCGGACGGCTACACGGTCAACATCATGTCCCTGGAGCCCTTCGCGGACAAGTGGCGCGCCTTCGGCTGGCAGGTGCTGGAGTGCGACGGCCATGACCTGCAGCAGCTCGTCGCTGCCCTGGAGGAGGCGCGGGGGATGCGGGGCAGGCCGACGGTGGTCATCTGCCACACGGTGAAGGGACGGGGCGTGAGCTTCATGGAGCACAACCCGGCCTTCCACGGCAAGGCCCCCACGCCCGAGCAGGCGGAGCAGGCCCTTCAGGAGCTGGGGGCGTAG
- a CDS encoding amidohydrolase, whose product MVIDFHTHVFPPWAIQGREELLRTDPTFAQLYGNPRSRMATAPDLLASMERAGVEASVVLGFAWRDQELCRRHNDYLLEWATRSRGRLVPFCTVNPSAAGAWQEVERCAAAGARGLGELRPDDQGWELAGATGKELAEAARHLQLILLFHVSEPVGHRYPGKEGLSLTDFYRFAVDNPDLTVVGAHLGGGLPFFAPMPEVAEVCRRLYFDTAAVPLLYTTAAYDLVDHDRLLFGSDYPLLGQGRALSSLPDRALAHRWSENAARLLGCGQ is encoded by the coding sequence ATGGTCATCGACTTCCACACTCATGTCTTTCCGCCCTGGGCCATCCAGGGGCGGGAGGAGCTTTTGCGGACTGACCCCACCTTCGCCCAGCTGTACGGCAACCCCAGGTCGCGCATGGCCACTGCCCCCGACCTTCTGGCCAGCATGGAGAGGGCCGGGGTGGAGGCGAGCGTGGTGCTGGGCTTCGCCTGGCGCGACCAGGAGCTGTGCCGTCGCCATAACGATTACCTGCTGGAGTGGGCGACCAGGAGCCGGGGGCGGCTGGTTCCCTTCTGCACCGTCAACCCGTCCGCCGCCGGCGCCTGGCAGGAGGTGGAGCGCTGCGCCGCCGCCGGCGCGAGAGGGCTGGGAGAGCTGCGCCCCGACGACCAGGGCTGGGAGCTTGCGGGGGCAACGGGGAAGGAGCTGGCGGAGGCAGCCCGACACCTCCAGCTCATTCTCCTGTTCCATGTCAGCGAACCGGTGGGGCACCGCTACCCCGGCAAGGAGGGGCTGTCGCTGACGGACTTCTATCGCTTCGCCGTCGATAACCCCGACCTGACGGTTGTAGGAGCGCACCTGGGGGGAGGGCTGCCTTTCTTCGCCCCTATGCCGGAGGTGGCGGAGGTGTGCCGTCGCCTCTACTTCGATACCGCCGCCGTCCCCCTGCTCTACACGACGGCCGCCTACGACCTGGTGGACCATGACCGGCTGCTGTTCGGCAGCGACTATCCGCTCCTGGGCCAGGGGCGGGCCCTGTCATCCCTGCCCGACCGAGCCCTGGCCCATCGCTGGTCGGAGAACGCCGCACGGTTGCTGGGCTGTGGCCAATAG
- the thpR gene encoding RNA 2',3'-cyclic phosphodiesterase, with product MANRETSWRLFVALELPPPVLEALASVQAALKAQGLEGLRWVRPQGIHLTLKFLGETPTSRLDELMRALEEATAGTGPLRLALSGLGTFGGRRGPRVLWVGLEGDLQRLAGLQRRVEEAMARLRFPWEQRPFSPHLTLARVPEQDSARVAASLERATREVRVPPITMSLSEVSLMRSHLQPSGAIYERVASFPLQ from the coding sequence GTGGCCAATAGAGAGACTTCCTGGCGCCTGTTCGTGGCCCTGGAGCTGCCGCCGCCGGTGCTGGAGGCCCTGGCCTCGGTGCAGGCGGCCCTCAAGGCCCAGGGGTTGGAAGGCCTGCGCTGGGTGCGTCCCCAGGGCATCCATCTGACGCTCAAGTTCCTGGGCGAGACGCCTACCTCGCGCCTGGACGAGCTAATGAGGGCCCTGGAGGAGGCCACGGCCGGCACGGGGCCGCTGCGACTGGCCCTTTCGGGTCTCGGGACCTTCGGTGGGCGCCGTGGCCCCCGTGTACTATGGGTAGGCCTCGAGGGCGACCTGCAGCGACTGGCCGGCCTCCAGCGACGAGTGGAGGAGGCCATGGCCCGCCTGCGCTTTCCCTGGGAGCAGCGCCCTTTCAGCCCTCACCTGACCCTGGCGCGAGTGCCGGAGCAGGACTCGGCCAGGGTGGCCGCATCCTTGGAGAGGGCGACCAGGGAGGTGAGGGTGCCGCCGATTACAATGTCCCTGTCGGAGGTTAGCCTCATGCGCAGCCACCTCCAGCCCTCGGGTGCCATCTATGAGAGGGTGGCGTCGTTCCCCCTCCAGTAG
- the galE gene encoding UDP-glucose 4-epimerase GalE yields the protein MRVLVVGGAGYVGSFAVQELLAQGYEVVVLDSLVSGHASAVPPDAELVVADARDDEALGKVFSARRLDAVMHFAAYTVASESVLHPGRYFANNVGSAICLLNACVAHDVGLFVFSSSAAVYGAPDEMPLTEDMPIRPINPYGESKALVERLLPWYQAAHGLRYMSLRYFNAAGAAGRLGEDHRPETHLIPRVLQVALGQMEAVPIYGSEYPTVDGTCVRDYVHVVDLARAHVLALEHLAREGQSGALNLGTGQGFSNLQVVETARRVTGHPIPVRWEAQRPGDPPVLVASAQRAREVLGWQPRHTSLEEMVASAWEWHLAHPDGYPD from the coding sequence ATGCGGGTGCTGGTGGTGGGCGGGGCGGGCTACGTCGGCTCCTTCGCGGTGCAGGAGCTGCTGGCCCAGGGCTATGAGGTGGTGGTTCTGGACTCTCTGGTGAGCGGGCATGCCTCGGCCGTGCCGCCCGATGCGGAGCTGGTGGTGGCCGACGCCCGCGACGACGAGGCCCTGGGCAAGGTCTTCTCGGCCCGACGGCTGGACGCTGTCATGCACTTCGCCGCCTATACGGTGGCCAGCGAGTCGGTGCTCCATCCGGGCCGCTACTTCGCCAACAACGTGGGCAGCGCCATCTGCTTGCTGAACGCGTGCGTGGCCCATGACGTGGGGCTGTTCGTGTTCAGCTCCAGCGCCGCTGTCTACGGCGCCCCCGATGAGATGCCCCTGACTGAAGACATGCCCATACGCCCCATCAACCCGTATGGCGAGTCCAAGGCGCTGGTGGAGCGGTTGCTGCCCTGGTATCAGGCCGCCCACGGCCTGCGCTACATGAGCCTGCGCTACTTCAACGCAGCCGGGGCCGCCGGCCGCCTGGGGGAGGACCACCGTCCCGAGACCCACCTGATACCCAGGGTGCTGCAGGTGGCCCTGGGGCAGATGGAGGCGGTGCCTATATACGGCTCCGAGTACCCCACCGTCGATGGCACCTGCGTTCGCGACTACGTCCACGTCGTCGACCTGGCCCGTGCCCATGTGCTGGCCCTGGAGCACCTGGCCCGAGAGGGCCAGAGCGGCGCCCTAAACCTGGGCACGGGGCAGGGGTTCTCCAATCTGCAGGTAGTGGAAACTGCCCGGCGGGTGACGGGACACCCCATTCCCGTCCGCTGGGAGGCCCAGCGGCCCGGTGACCCGCCGGTGCTGGTGGCCTCGGCCCAGCGAGCGAGGGAGGTGCTGGGCTGGCAGCCGCGGCACACCTCCCTGGAAGAGATGGTGGCCTCGGCCTGGGAGTGGCATCTGGCCCACCCCGACGGCTACCCCGACTGA
- the fabF gene encoding beta-ketoacyl-ACP synthase II → MRREQRRRAVITGMGAITPLGNSVEEFWQGCLEGRSGIDYLTQFDASNYPARIAGEVKGFDPEDYMDRREARRMARFSQFAVAAARQAIEGAGLKLEREDRERIGVLLGVGIGGFPNVDEGMRTVIERGGMRLDPFFMAKMLPNMAAAHVAMQFGLKGYNNTVTTACAAATQAMGDALELIRSGRADVVITGGAEAALCELGLAGFAVMRALSTQNEPPQKASRPFDAKRDGFVAAEGAAIFVLESLEHALARGAPILAELAGYAATADAYHIVAPCADGDGAVRCMRLALADAGVAPDEVDYINAHGTSTPLNDAIETLAIKKVFGERAYRIPISSTKSMIGHCFGAAGAVESVAVVKSIEAGWVHPTVNYEYPDPECDLDYVPNQPRRADVRVALKNSFGFGGQNACLVFKRFEE, encoded by the coding sequence ATGAGGCGCGAGCAGCGGCGCCGGGCCGTCATTACGGGCATGGGCGCCATCACCCCCCTGGGCAACTCGGTGGAGGAGTTCTGGCAGGGGTGTCTGGAGGGGCGTTCGGGCATCGACTACCTGACCCAGTTCGACGCGTCCAACTATCCTGCCCGCATCGCCGGCGAGGTGAAGGGCTTCGACCCCGAGGACTATATGGACCGCAGGGAGGCGCGGCGCATGGCCCGCTTCTCCCAGTTCGCCGTGGCCGCCGCCCGTCAGGCCATCGAGGGGGCCGGCCTGAAGCTGGAGCGGGAGGACCGAGAGCGCATCGGCGTGCTGCTGGGGGTGGGCATCGGTGGCTTCCCCAATGTGGACGAGGGGATGCGCACCGTCATCGAGAGAGGGGGCATGAGGCTGGACCCCTTCTTCATGGCCAAGATGCTGCCCAACATGGCCGCCGCCCACGTGGCCATGCAGTTCGGCCTCAAGGGCTATAACAATACGGTGACCACCGCCTGCGCCGCCGCCACTCAGGCCATGGGCGATGCCCTGGAGCTGATCCGCAGCGGCAGGGCCGACGTGGTCATAACCGGCGGGGCGGAGGCCGCCCTGTGCGAGCTGGGGCTGGCCGGCTTCGCTGTCATGCGAGCCCTCTCCACCCAGAACGAGCCTCCCCAGAAGGCGAGCCGCCCCTTCGATGCCAAGCGGGACGGCTTCGTGGCCGCCGAGGGGGCAGCCATCTTCGTGCTGGAGAGCCTGGAGCATGCCCTTGCCCGCGGCGCCCCCATCCTGGCCGAGCTGGCAGGCTACGCCGCCACCGCCGATGCCTACCACATCGTGGCACCCTGTGCCGACGGCGACGGGGCCGTGCGCTGCATGCGCCTGGCCCTGGCCGATGCGGGCGTGGCCCCCGACGAGGTGGACTACATAAATGCCCACGGCACTTCCACCCCCCTGAACGACGCCATCGAGACCCTGGCCATCAAGAAGGTCTTCGGCGAGCGTGCCTACCGCATACCCATCAGCTCCACCAAGTCCATGATCGGCCACTGCTTCGGGGCGGCGGGCGCGGTGGAGAGCGTCGCCGTCGTCAAAAGCATCGAGGCCGGCTGGGTCCACCCCACCGTCAACTACGAGTATCCAGACCCCGAGTGCGACCTGGACTACGTGCCCAATCAGCCCCGTCGGGCGGACGTGCGGGTAGCCCTGAAGAACTCCTTCGGCTTCGGCGGACAGAACGCCTGTCTGGTCTTCAAGCGCTTCGAGGAGTAA
- a CDS encoding bifunctional folylpolyglutamate synthase/dihydrofolate synthase, with product MPDLDYRQAIEALLAYADFERSGRFADRPDVAPVLALLSRLGDPHLGRVTVHITGSKGKGSVAAMVESVLRQAGLRTGLYTSPHLDSYCERVRIDGQPISEEEFSRHAADVLAAAEAVMPSLPGRQLVTFDLLTAIGFLAFRQHRVQVQVVEVGLGGRVDSTNVFPRKEASVITPISLEHTAILGDTPAAIAREKAAIVRPPGPLVLAPQGYAEAKEVCLQAAAAAGVETVDVAVRYRWRVLERDIDGQRFRLEWEGGSLEARLPLLGTHQVENAATAVAVAHSLARQGLPVDGEAIARGLAKVAWPGRLEVLSRDPLVVADGAHNGDSARRLRQALEEHFAAQGVVLVVGTLADKDIVGMARELAPIAAAVIAAPFDHPRAMPADRVASAFAEAGCTVYQARSAEDALGRALAISGGRALICLTGSLAFVAEGRRPLLAKRAR from the coding sequence ATGCCCGACCTCGATTACCGGCAGGCCATCGAGGCGCTGCTGGCCTACGCCGACTTCGAGCGGTCGGGGCGCTTCGCCGACCGCCCCGATGTGGCACCGGTGCTGGCCCTGCTGTCTCGCCTGGGCGACCCCCACCTGGGTCGGGTCACGGTGCACATCACCGGTAGCAAGGGCAAGGGCAGCGTGGCCGCCATGGTGGAGTCGGTCCTGCGCCAGGCTGGACTGCGCACCGGCCTCTACACCAGCCCCCATCTGGACTCCTACTGCGAACGGGTGCGCATCGACGGCCAGCCCATATCCGAGGAGGAATTCTCCCGCCACGCCGCTGATGTGCTGGCCGCCGCCGAGGCGGTCATGCCCTCCCTGCCGGGCCGTCAGCTGGTGACCTTTGACCTGCTGACGGCCATCGGGTTCCTGGCCTTCCGCCAGCACCGGGTCCAGGTGCAGGTAGTGGAGGTGGGGCTGGGGGGCAGGGTGGACAGCACCAACGTCTTCCCCCGCAAGGAGGCCTCGGTCATCACCCCCATCAGTCTGGAGCACACGGCCATCCTCGGCGATACGCCCGCCGCCATCGCCCGCGAGAAGGCGGCCATCGTGCGGCCGCCGGGGCCGCTGGTCCTGGCTCCCCAGGGCTACGCCGAGGCCAAGGAGGTCTGCCTGCAGGCGGCAGCTGCCGCCGGCGTGGAAACGGTGGACGTGGCCGTTCGCTATCGCTGGCGAGTCTTGGAGCGGGACATCGACGGTCAGCGCTTCCGACTGGAGTGGGAGGGCGGCTCCCTGGAGGCCCGTCTGCCCCTGCTGGGGACGCACCAGGTGGAGAACGCGGCCACCGCTGTGGCCGTGGCCCATTCGCTGGCCCGCCAGGGATTGCCGGTGGACGGGGAGGCTATCGCCCGCGGGCTGGCGAAGGTCGCCTGGCCCGGGCGGCTGGAGGTCCTCTCCCGCGACCCCCTGGTGGTGGCCGACGGGGCCCACAACGGCGACTCAGCCCGGCGTCTGCGGCAGGCGCTGGAGGAACACTTCGCGGCGCAAGGGGTGGTGCTGGTGGTAGGCACCCTGGCCGACAAGGACATCGTCGGCATGGCCCGGGAGCTGGCGCCCATCGCCGCGGCCGTCATCGCAGCGCCCTTCGACCATCCGCGTGCCATGCCCGCCGACAGGGTCGCGTCGGCCTTTGCTGAGGCGGGCTGCACCGTCTACCAGGCCCGCAGCGCCGAAGATGCCCTGGGCCGGGCGTTGGCCATAAGCGGCGGGAGGGCTTTAATATGTCTGACAGGCTCGCTGGCCTTCGTGGCTGAAGGCCGCCGGCCCTTGTTGGCCAAAAGAGCGAGGTGA
- a CDS encoding enoyl-CoA hydratase-related protein, protein MAYQEVIVEKQGRVGIVTLNRPQRLNSLGRPMTDEMRQALEEFNADPEVGAIVLTGTGRAFCSGADFQGFRAVAEGGERFGVSALANWVEFVQQSKPIVCAINGYAVGAGLTITLPCDVRIASEQARLSMRFVRLGLVPELASTKLLAHIVGITNALEMMLTGRFVEAEEALRMGLVNAVVPHERLLEAAVAKAAEIAFNPAPTLSAIKRLVWANLWDPDLRNVQRREGEEFVAAMQAEPFREAVRAFFEKREPRFHG, encoded by the coding sequence ATGGCCTATCAGGAGGTCATCGTCGAAAAGCAAGGTCGGGTGGGCATCGTCACCCTCAATCGTCCCCAGCGACTCAATTCCCTGGGCCGCCCCATGACCGACGAAATGCGTCAGGCGCTGGAGGAGTTCAATGCCGACCCGGAGGTGGGGGCCATCGTCCTCACGGGCACCGGCCGGGCCTTCTGCTCCGGCGCCGACTTTCAGGGCTTCCGGGCGGTGGCCGAGGGCGGCGAGCGGTTCGGCGTGAGCGCTCTGGCCAACTGGGTGGAGTTCGTCCAGCAGTCCAAGCCCATCGTCTGTGCCATCAATGGCTACGCTGTGGGCGCCGGCCTGACCATAACGCTGCCCTGCGACGTGCGCATCGCATCGGAGCAGGCACGCCTGTCGATGCGCTTCGTTCGGCTGGGGCTGGTTCCGGAGCTGGCCAGCACCAAGCTGCTGGCCCACATCGTGGGCATCACCAATGCCCTGGAGATGATGCTCACCGGCCGCTTCGTGGAGGCCGAGGAGGCCCTCCGCATGGGCCTGGTCAACGCTGTCGTGCCCCATGAGCGGCTGCTGGAGGCGGCGGTGGCCAAGGCGGCCGAGATCGCCTTCAACCCCGCCCCTACCCTCAGCGCCATCAAGCGCCTGGTGTGGGCCAACCTGTGGGATCCCGACCTGCGGAACGTGCAGCGGCGCGAGGGAGAGGAGTTTGTCGCCGCCATGCAGGCCGAACCCTTCCGAGAGGCGGTGCGGGCCTTCTTCGAGAAGAGGGAGCCGCGCTTCCACGGCTGA
- a CDS encoding DUF1122 family protein yields the protein MVAGNGARQRLEAALGDKWRWAEGHPLARLQGRSLGGLRLAVFLGPTGAVGSRYFQLFALDREGRPSAAPLALGLYNAGRFPAYNWVDLVRYLPRVRFDGREESLAEGGREARLFRLLGSLVPPGGSLMVEYDSPEHALTARVLSQGYPPPCSPLGYSLLTAGCLSFRDWYIAEGGREGPRKLQGFKPLDSETARERAASLAGAIRQALDRAARGGNDEAVRTAYRLGKRALALLGRLFP from the coding sequence ATGGTCGCGGGTAACGGCGCCCGCCAACGGCTGGAGGCGGCCCTGGGCGACAAGTGGCGCTGGGCCGAGGGGCACCCCCTGGCCCGACTCCAGGGCCGCAGCCTGGGGGGCCTGCGACTGGCCGTCTTCCTGGGGCCGACGGGTGCCGTGGGCTCCCGCTACTTCCAGCTCTTTGCCCTGGACCGGGAGGGTCGCCCCAGTGCTGCCCCCCTCGCCCTGGGCCTCTACAACGCCGGCCGCTTCCCCGCCTACAACTGGGTGGATCTGGTGCGCTACCTGCCCCGTGTGCGCTTCGACGGGCGGGAAGAGTCCCTGGCCGAGGGGGGCCGAGAGGCCCGGCTTTTCCGCCTGCTGGGATCCCTGGTGCCACCCGGCGGCAGCCTGATGGTCGAATACGACTCGCCGGAGCATGCCCTCACAGCTCGGGTGCTATCCCAGGGCTATCCTCCCCCGTGCTCCCCCCTGGGATACTCCCTGCTGACAGCCGGCTGCCTGTCGTTCCGCGACTGGTACATCGCCGAAGGGGGCAGGGAGGGGCCACGCAAGCTGCAGGGCTTCAAGCCGCTGGACAGCGAGACGGCCAGGGAGCGGGCCGCCTCGCTGGCCGGCGCCATCCGCCAGGCCCTGGACCGCGCTGCCCGGGGCGGAAACGACGAGGCCGTCAGGACGGCCTACCGTCTGGGCAAGCGCGCCCTGGCCCTGCTGGGCCGCCTCTTTCCTTGA
- a CDS encoding fructose-1,6-bisphosphatase, with protein MVTISVIKADVGGFVGHSASHPDVLDTGREELERAKQRGLLIDYHVSYCGDDMFLIMTHDRGEDNEEVHRLAWDTFLKATDVAKKLKLYGAGQDLLADAFSGNIRGAGPGSAEMTIEERPSEPILVFMGDKTSAGAFNLPLYKMFADPFNTPGLVISDPLHHGFTFEVHDVKEHKKIMLNAPEEIYDMLIFLGAPSRYAVKRVFNRSTGNIAAVSSTDKLSLIAGRYVGKDDPTMIVRAQGEFPAVGEVLEPFTNPFIVEGWMRGSHQGPLMPVSLRDAHPSRFDGPSRLVCLGFQLANGKLVGPRDMFDDPGFDEARRKANEVANYLRSLGPFEPHRLPLEEMEYTTMPMVAAKLAERWQPLE; from the coding sequence ATGGTCACCATCAGCGTCATCAAGGCCGACGTTGGCGGTTTCGTGGGCCATTCGGCCTCCCACCCCGACGTCCTCGACACGGGGCGGGAGGAGCTGGAGCGGGCCAAGCAGCGCGGACTCCTCATCGACTACCACGTCAGCTACTGCGGCGATGACATGTTCCTGATCATGACCCACGACCGCGGCGAGGACAACGAAGAGGTTCACCGCCTGGCCTGGGACACCTTTCTCAAGGCCACAGACGTGGCCAAGAAGCTGAAGCTGTACGGCGCCGGCCAGGACCTCCTGGCCGACGCCTTTTCCGGCAACATCCGCGGGGCGGGGCCTGGCTCGGCCGAAATGACCATAGAGGAGCGCCCCTCGGAGCCTATCCTGGTGTTCATGGGCGACAAAACCTCGGCCGGCGCCTTCAACCTGCCCCTCTACAAGATGTTCGCAGACCCCTTCAACACCCCCGGCCTGGTCATCAGCGACCCACTGCACCACGGCTTCACCTTCGAGGTTCACGACGTCAAGGAACACAAGAAGATCATGCTCAACGCCCCGGAGGAGATCTACGACATGCTCATCTTCCTGGGGGCGCCCTCCCGCTACGCCGTGAAGCGGGTGTTCAACCGCTCCACCGGCAACATCGCCGCCGTGTCCAGCACCGACAAGCTCTCCCTCATCGCCGGTCGCTACGTGGGCAAGGACGACCCCACCATGATCGTGCGTGCCCAGGGCGAGTTCCCGGCGGTGGGCGAGGTGCTGGAGCCCTTCACCAACCCCTTCATCGTGGAGGGGTGGATGCGCGGATCCCACCAGGGCCCCCTGATGCCCGTGTCCCTCAGGGACGCCCATCCCAGCCGCTTCGACGGCCCGTCGCGGCTGGTGTGCCTGGGCTTCCAGCTGGCCAACGGCAAGCTGGTGGGGCCGCGGGACATGTTCGACGACCCCGGCTTCGACGAGGCCCGGCGCAAGGCCAACGAGGTGGCCAACTACCTCCGCTCCCTGGGGCCCTTCGAGCCTCACCGCCTGCCCCTGGAGGAGATGGAGTACACCACTATGCCCATGGTGGCCGCCAAGCTAGCCGAGCGCTGGCAGCCCCTGGAGTAG
- a CDS encoding non-canonical purine NTP pyrophosphatase — protein MASLLLATSNQGKLRELRQLLDGCGWRVLSPADVGMGPADFPSEGEDSYLDNAILKAQTGARFSGLVCLGEDSGLEVDALDGAPGPASAVFLGPQATYEERFRYILGRLEGLPDSRRTARFRCLMAVADPVSGRTWTVEGVCEGLIARGPRGTGGFGYDPIFYLPTLMSTMAELPEHQKNIVSHRARAAWQVRQVLKELLHEHARR, from the coding sequence ATCGCCAGTCTCCTGCTGGCCACCAGCAATCAGGGCAAGCTGCGTGAGCTGCGGCAGCTGTTGGACGGCTGTGGCTGGCGAGTGCTCTCGCCGGCCGATGTGGGCATGGGGCCGGCCGACTTCCCCTCCGAGGGCGAGGACTCTTACCTCGACAATGCTATACTGAAGGCACAGACGGGGGCGCGCTTCAGCGGCCTCGTCTGCCTGGGGGAGGACTCGGGGCTGGAGGTGGACGCACTGGACGGGGCCCCCGGGCCGGCTTCGGCTGTTTTTCTGGGGCCACAGGCCACCTATGAGGAGCGCTTCCGCTATATCCTGGGCAGGCTGGAGGGGCTTCCCGATTCCCGGCGCACGGCTCGGTTCCGCTGCCTTATGGCCGTGGCCGACCCGGTGAGCGGCAGGACGTGGACGGTGGAGGGCGTTTGCGAGGGCCTCATCGCCAGGGGGCCCAGGGGAACGGGAGGCTTCGGCTACGACCCCATCTTCTACCTCCCCACCCTCATGTCCACCATGGCCGAACTGCCGGAGCACCAGAAGAACATCGTCAGCCACCGGGCCAGGGCGGCCTGGCAGGTGCGCCAGGTGCTGAAGGAGCTGTTGCATGAGCACGCCCGAAGGTGA
- the moaA gene encoding GTP 3',8-cyclase MoaA — MSTPEGELIPLTSVSARPAELPTAGGPGLVDPVGRNIYYLRISVTDRCNLRCVYCMPEEGVPWLPKEEVLTLEEIARVVRVAAEMGLRRVRLTGGEPTVRRGLVDLVRWIASTPGIEDVAMTTNGIALASMAEDLARAGLRRVNVSLDTLRPERFRAITRWGDIDDVFAGIEAARRVGLRPIKLNVVVMRGINDDEVVDFARTTLEEDWEVRFIELMPFMDEETSCAKGEGGLDLQFVPTREVRRRIEAALGPLEPAESESGSGPARYYRLPGARGLIGFISPLSETHFCASCNRMRLTADGKIRPCLLTDHEVDLKGVLRSGADDEALKGAILLALRTKPDAHHLWDGNRPRWRKMVQIGG, encoded by the coding sequence ATGAGCACGCCCGAAGGTGAGCTGATCCCCCTCACCAGCGTCAGCGCCCGCCCGGCCGAGCTGCCGACTGCAGGCGGCCCCGGCCTCGTGGACCCGGTGGGCCGCAACATCTACTACCTGCGCATATCCGTCACCGACCGCTGCAACCTGCGCTGCGTCTACTGCATGCCCGAGGAGGGGGTGCCCTGGCTGCCCAAGGAAGAGGTCCTGACGCTGGAGGAGATCGCCCGCGTGGTGCGAGTGGCGGCGGAGATGGGCCTGCGCCGCGTCCGCCTAACTGGCGGCGAGCCGACGGTGCGCCGCGGCCTGGTGGACCTGGTGCGGTGGATCGCCTCCACCCCCGGCATCGAGGACGTGGCCATGACCACCAACGGCATCGCCCTGGCCTCCATGGCCGAAGACCTGGCCCGGGCCGGCCTGCGGCGAGTCAACGTCTCCCTGGACACCCTGCGCCCCGAGCGGTTCCGCGCCATCACCCGCTGGGGAGATATCGACGACGTGTTCGCCGGCATCGAGGCCGCCCGTCGCGTCGGCCTGCGGCCCATCAAGCTCAACGTGGTGGTGATGAGGGGCATCAACGACGACGAGGTGGTGGACTTCGCCCGCACCACCCTGGAAGAGGACTGGGAGGTGCGCTTCATCGAACTGATGCCCTTCATGGACGAGGAGACCTCCTGCGCCAAAGGGGAGGGGGGCCTGGACCTCCAGTTCGTGCCCACGCGAGAGGTGCGGAGACGTATCGAGGCTGCCCTGGGCCCGCTGGAGCCGGCCGAGAGCGAGAGCGGCTCCGGCCCCGCCCGCTACTACCGTCTGCCAGGGGCGCGGGGGCTGATAGGCTTCATCAGTCCCCTCAGCGAGACCCACTTCTGTGCCAGTTGCAACCGCATGCGCCTGACGGCCGACGGCAAGATCCGCCCCTGCCTGCTCACCGACCACGAGGTGGACCTGAAGGGCGTGCTGCGCTCGGGCGCCGACGACGAGGCGCTGAAGGGGGCCATCCTGCTGGCGTTGCGCACGAAGCCCGACGCCCACCACCTGTGGGACGGCAACCGTCCCCGCTGGCGCAAGATGGTCCAGATCGGGGGCTAG
- the moaC gene encoding cyclic pyranopterin monophosphate synthase MoaC: MADQGRLTHLDEAGRPRMVDITAKAETQREAVARGRVHLQPETLRLIASGQVAKGDVLTTARLAGIMAAKRTHELIPLCHPLLVTDVEVDIRPDEAASTLEIQAQVRTAGRTGVEMEALVAVAVAALTVYDMVKAVDRGARISDIRLVRKRGGKSGELVLED, from the coding sequence ATGGCCGATCAGGGCCGCCTCACGCACCTGGACGAGGCGGGCCGCCCCCGCATGGTGGACATCACTGCCAAGGCCGAGACCCAGCGGGAGGCGGTGGCCAGGGGCCGGGTCCACCTGCAGCCCGAGACGCTGCGCCTCATCGCCTCGGGGCAGGTGGCCAAGGGCGACGTCCTCACCACAGCACGGCTCGCAGGCATCATGGCCGCCAAGCGCACCCACGAGCTCATCCCCCTCTGCCACCCCCTCCTGGTCACCGATGTGGAGGTGGACATCCGCCCGGACGAGGCAGCCAGCACCCTCGAGATCCAGGCGCAGGTGCGCACCGCCGGCCGCACGGGCGTGGAGATGGAGGCGCTGGTGGCTGTGGCCGTGGCCGCCCTCACCGTCTACGACATGGTGAAGGCGGTGGACCGCGGCGCCCGCATATCGGACATTCGACTGGTCCGGAAGAGGGGAGGCAAGAGCGGCGAGCTGGTCCTGGAGGACTAG